From the genome of Chelonoidis abingdonii isolate Lonesome George chromosome 13, CheloAbing_2.0, whole genome shotgun sequence:
CTAGGAATGTGGCAGTGGAACTGGTACCATGAGTTGTCATGGGCACATGTGCTGCTGGATTTGTGAGACTGCTGTAGTTCTCCCATGTAGACATGGGAGTTGCCTATTTCCCCCATGAACTCCTTGCAGAACAGAGCACTTGGTATGAGCAGCAGATTGTGCTCTTTCTTGATTTAGCTCTACAGATCTACATTGTAGGGGTCAGGCAGAGGGAGCAGAGGTGCCACATTCTGAGACCTCTGTTTAGAGATATGTAACTTTGATTTTTATCAGATCATTCTGTTTTGAGATTTTAGACccccacaaacttgctgaggtagGAAAATTAACTCTTGGGCATAAGTGAATAATATATATCTCCCTGGATCTTTTGTTAAAATACCTATACTTATAAAGTGCTTTGCCTGGTGGGGAATGTGTTTTTGTAATTGTGGGAGTTAGTTCTTTAATGATGATTAGATTTTGCTTGGGTTGTGTTTTTAGTTTGTAGCTGAGCCCTGATGTTCAGAGGTGGTAGTGTTAATAATAAATCAATGAATGAAGTATATAGTATGCGAAATTCACTGATGATGCAATACCTCATAGCTGATCAAATTAGAGGTTTCCTCATAGTTCCATTGTACGTCTGGTATAATGTTTATGTTTGTGAACTTCCATTCTCCATCGGTCAACTGATAAAATTTGCTGTTTTTATTCACCTCTTCTGTTGTCTGATTGGGCAGGAATATAATGTCTGTTGCTGTTTAAGGAAAGAAAGTGAAGACGCGGTGGTTTAAAGGTTGTTCCTTTCTCAGTACAGGGAGTTCAAATATACTTCCACAGTCTGAGTGTGTATTCagaaggagggaagagaaggttaagaccacccagccacccaccctTGATGGGAAAATTACATCTCTTGCCCAAAACAGAACTAGTTGTGTACTTGAAGCTTGATTCTTACTCCAGGGTAAACCAGGAAtgacttcattgaaatcaatagagttacAACActatgagatcagaatccagcccacaGGTCACTGCTTAAATGGGAACAGATGTCTGCTGACAGCAGGAGTTTCATAACTCCATTGGTCTTAGAATTCAACCAAGTATCCATCTCCCATCTTATGGCCTTGATCCAAAtcctaatgaagtcagtgggagtctttccactgactcgaATGAGCTTTAGATGAAGCACTTAGGAGAGCAGTTGGCAGTGGCTGTCTCTTTGCTGTGCTTCCATAAATACTTGGGAGTAGCTACTGTCTGGGCCTCTTGTTCACAGACTCACTGTGGTGGCAACTGTGCAAATGGAGCatttttttgagaaaaatatcTGTCTAGATACCGAGATGGCTAGCCCTCTTCCCTGAAATGTTTCACTCCTGGATGTGAACTGGGTCTGTTTACTACTTACATTCCTAGCAAAGAGTTTCCTCTTCACATTGAGACTGGCTGACTGGAAGagctgctttagccaaacacaagttattggactcaatTCAGTGGTAACTGGGTGACACTGAATGGCCTGAGAgacacagaaggtcagattagatgatctaatggtcccttctggctttaaactccaGGAATGTCATGAACATTTGTTACCTTTAGTTTAATGAAGCCAATTGATTTTTCAAGTGAAACTGAATTATTAGAATAGTTGTAGATAAATGGACACCTGTGCTGTGCAAACAATAAAAGATCGTACTTGAAAGTAAGTCTTGCCTCTCCATTTCTGTGCCTACCATGGGGATAAAATAAGAAAGCATGCGGCAGTCCAGACCCTAGATCTCTAGCCTGGAACTCAAATCTCTACGTCTAGGTCCCATTCTGCAGCCCTTTCTCAGTCATGTGAGTAGTCCTCTCAACTTCAGCCCTTGGAGTTCTATTTTGAATCTAGACCCTCATGCACATTTTAAGGACTAGACCTTGCAAACTCAATTAATCCCTATTGCAGTAAGTGGGACTAGTCATCTGACCAAGCTGACCACTCCTGGGGGTAAAGGCTTTGCAGAGGCAGAACCTAGATTCTTCCAGAGATAAACATATAGGAGACTCCATAGTGGGAGATCTTGCCATAGCCCAGTTTTCCTCttgctttgtaattttttttaacacaatggACACTGTTGAGTAGTGAACATAAAAATTCAATTACAGATCAGACCTGTGATCCAACTAGTCCATTGTCTTGTTGtggacagtggccagcaccagcaaATCCAGTCTGGTTGTAGTAAAAGTGAATAAGAATAGACATACCTTGTACTATGTCTGAGAAGAGGGTTATGCTGCATGTCTGGGTGTCAAATGGAAACTTGTGCATCTTCAAGTTGCATGCTATGGTGACACGGTGCTCTTGGGTTATGGTAATGATGCCGTTGTGAGTGATGGACAGATAGGGTCTGTTGAGGAATTTCTCTTCATCCACACTGAAGGAACCAATGttccaaaacaaagaaaagtaaaatgtcaaaatattgtcTTCGATCTGCAACGAGCATTCTATTTGCAAACTCACTGTTAGTCTGGCTTTGAATGGTCAGTGAACCTTACTACATAAAACAGGAAGCAGAAGAGAGAGGGTGAGTGACAGCAAGTAACAAGGGatgagagatttaaaacaaacaggggAGGACAAAAAAGCTATGAGAGGAGATAGGAGAGACGGGAAGAGAGAATGCAAGCAGAGAAAGTCTGGGGCACAGAGAAGGGCTGATAACCCCCATCTACACCGAGACTTGCCGTGCACCCCATTAACATGCTAGATGAGACAGGAGCGACATTCAAGGACATATGACACACTTGCCCCATTGGACCAGGGACTGTtgacctaattctgatctcacactgctTCCACCCTCTAACTATTGACATCAGCTGAATTTCTACCatataagtgagagcagaatcaggccctatgtctTATTTGTGTCTTGTgtagtgctgagcacacagctgttctcaacaaataatatttaatcaTTTAGGGACAATACCAAGTATCATAATACAGCGGGGATCTCCTGGACCTCCAGAATAAACAGTGACAGGAGTCACTAAGATATGCTGTTGGAGTCTGTCTCCTTTTGATTGGCTTCCCTGTCTGTCAGATTTCGCATAGCCTGCACATGCTCTACTAGTGCCCCCTCACTCAGGgactaaaaaaacccacagtTTTATTTAATGAATATTTTCTTATTGTCATgagatttgtttgtttgattgattgattCTTAGCTATtccaccctctgcccctccccccccccgcaattCATCCTGCAAAACCTTTGCTTACGTGAGTAAACCTCACTCAGATGCGCTAgtcccactgatctcagtggcACCAGTCATGTCCCTTGTAATTATACCTCCTACGGCAGCAAGTTGAAATCAGCCAGGGAGAGTCTTACTGTTCATAAATGATGATATACGGGGACCAAATTGTATCCACTGGCAGTTTGAGCTTGGAAATGTTACAGAAATCCCGAGGATTCCAAGTCACAAAGACGTTTTCCCActcctaggggaaaaaaaaaataaatcacagaatGGAAACAGTTTCTGGACTCTCAGCACAAACAAAATAGCTTTGGTTTTACGGAGAAAGGCTCCTACCATATTCACCAAGAAACAGACAGTGACAGTTTGAAGCTTTTCAGTCTAGAGAAACAAAATGGGAAAGTGATTATCATGATTTCATTAACTAAGATAGGTACAGAACACAGAGGCTGTTCAGCGTTCTTCTTACAATGATGGCGTGATGGGTGTCCGAGATATGAGAAAATCAGGACAGACCAAGAACATACTTTTCTTGGTCTTACAAAACTGAGGCGTGGGTTGGAAGGGTAAAGTTCAATGTTTGGAAAGAGCAGTTGCCTGATAAAATACACCTGGCTATGTAAATCTGTGCTGGGAGAGGACCCAGAGCAGGAGAAATATTGCAACACGGCTCAGGAAAATCAAATCTACCGATTCTGATCCCTGATATATAAGGAAGGCAAAACCAAACAAGAATTACCGTGTCtcctcactctcccctccccctcccccccctcctcttTGCTGTAACACCGGCTAATAACATGGGTTCCCTTTACCCAGGCTAAGCAGAGATGTTTCCCTTTtaagagttggggggggggtgggaagaaacagaaaaagagagacgTTCAGATGAATACAAATCAAGGGCCAAATTCCTGAGTATTCTTGGACAACTTTGCAGTGCTTTGGCAACACAATGCAGCTTAACAGGCCATTTAAAAAGTGGATAGGAGGCTGCTAGAGAAATGAATCTTGCCCTGGACTTTGATCTTTTAGAGCTCATTTTAATGTGACACCTGTTCAACATGTGATGAGCactaaagcaattttaaaaaacctttccaTTTGTGCAGATGTGACAAACTATTTTACACCTGGCGCCTCCAACCATACATTGCTCTGGATTTTACTTTCAAACCAGACCCATAAAGTCTGGAGAAGAAGACCTAAGGTGCGGGTTCTACCCTTTCACATCAGTGGCAGTAATagtggagtgactcctgatttgcACTGGTATGAGTGAGAGAAGAGTCACTCACTCACTTTAAAATCATCAGCTGCCTCAGCTTTTCAATCTCCACAATATTTCCtactataaaaaataataatgtttgtTTCCTTACCACTGAGAGAATGGACATCAGTGCAAATAGAATCTTCACTTTCAATGggtctttccaattttttttggGTATTCCATGTAGTTGGGGTGCCTTTTCAGAAGAGATATTCAGATACTGAATAACGTCATCGTACTTACAGAGCTGCtctggggcagcacctgtggaaataaaatgaaagccTGGTTACATCCAAATTCATTTTATCAGAACAATACCAGGCAGGATCTCAGCATACATCACACAGCCAGAATATGGAATATGAATACATCAGAGGATAAAAGGCATTGGGCTGTATCTTTTAGGAAATCACTGTCAGATCTTTGACCCCTTTCACACTGGCAAGAGTAGGGTGCCTGTCTTAATCTTCTTCATCCATGTATGAGAATATAAATTCCTCATGGGTAATCCGGCTGGTTTTCCCCTGAGTCTATTACAATTTAATTTACCTGTTGCCATAGACAAAGTGAGAATGGCTAAGAATGCTTCCCACATCATTCCCCTTTTCCTAATGAAGCAAATGGTACAGCTGATGCTACAGCTAGTTGCCACTGGCTATCAGCTGAGGTGTAGCTGGTGCTTTGATATTAATCAGTGTAGGAAGGAAGCTTATATAattgaaggcttttttttttttaaatgaagaattcAATGATAATGGTGCAATGCACTCAGCTGGCTCTTGGGATTAGCTCGTGAATTTACCGTTAATGGATCTGATGTTATGGGACCAATACTATGGTAGAAATCATTTACTTTAACCCCATAGTCCCCTGCTGAAAGGTATTGCTTGTTGTTGGGATTTATTTACACAAAATAAATCGGGGCTTTTTTGTCTTTAGGTTTGTCCAAAGTGGGTCTTGCTGCTTATTGGACAGCCTTGCTGCTGCactctggcagaggggaagtgTCCCCTGGGCTTCCATATCTCATGTAAGCTCCCTAAGAACTAAGGATGGCTGTCTTGTGA
Proteins encoded in this window:
- the LOC116827489 gene encoding 5-hydroxytryptamine receptor 3A-like, with product MSILSVEWENVFVTWNPRDFCNISKLKLPVDTIWSPYIIIYEHVDEEKFLNRPYLSITHNGIITITQEHRVTIACNLKMHKFPFDTQTCSITLFSDIVQATDIIFLPNQTTEEVNKNSKFYQLTDGEWKFTNINIIPDVQWNYEETSNLISYEISMKRRPILYVLNLIFPTCALYLLDMTILFSSSSYEDKISFQLSLILGESVLALILNDIIPTSSDDPPIIVMFFIGVFVLMIMGVLETCLLMQLKKKPLHPLLKAIKLLRCRKQARTASGNLLSKHS